One genomic segment of Cellulophaga sp. HaHaR_3_176 includes these proteins:
- a CDS encoding ABC transporter permease, with protein sequence MNKLFLIIRREYLAKVRNKSFVIMTFLSPILMVGMVLLIAFLTKVNDSEKHIITVLNESDYFGNEFITTETTSYINFKNISLEKALDSTISMGNYGLLYIPDASNLEAIASKTFFYTKEAPSTTVVEKLENIFKSRLEESRLQELGVSKKDFTEITNSFNIHTSTFSGELNLKGINEIRAFIGGGFGYLIMMFIIIYGSFVMRSVIEEKTSRIIEVIISSVKPFQLMMGKIIGTSLAGITQFAIWIFSASLLLTVCIFIFDIDPAVLSGANQMPGGGAMPIPSISGVNEKVMTLGVEILKIPWLMLITFFVVYFLLGYLIYSSIYAAIGAAVDNETDTQQFVLPVITPLMLAIYVGFFSVFNNPHGPIAVGFSLFPLTSPIVMLMRLSSGLGEGGVPIWQLVVSILLLIITFIGIVWLAAKIYRVGILMYGKKPSYKEIYKWLKY encoded by the coding sequence ATGAATAAATTATTTTTAATTATAAGACGAGAGTATTTAGCCAAAGTACGCAATAAGTCGTTTGTTATAATGACCTTTTTAAGTCCAATTTTAATGGTGGGTATGGTATTGTTAATTGCTTTTCTAACAAAAGTGAATGATAGTGAAAAACATATTATTACTGTTTTAAATGAAAGTGATTATTTTGGAAACGAGTTTATAACTACAGAGACAACATCATATATAAATTTTAAAAACATCTCGTTAGAAAAAGCTTTAGACTCTACAATTAGCATGGGTAACTACGGATTGTTATATATACCCGATGCCTCAAATTTAGAAGCTATAGCATCAAAAACATTTTTTTATACAAAAGAAGCTCCAAGTACTACTGTTGTTGAAAAATTAGAAAATATTTTTAAAAGTAGACTTGAAGAAAGTAGGTTGCAAGAACTTGGTGTTTCAAAAAAGGATTTTACGGAAATTACAAATAGTTTTAACATACATACATCTACATTTTCAGGAGAGTTAAACTTAAAAGGAATTAATGAAATTAGAGCATTTATAGGTGGTGGCTTTGGTTATTTAATAATGATGTTCATAATCATTTACGGTAGCTTTGTTATGAGAAGTGTTATTGAAGAAAAAACAAGTAGAATTATAGAGGTAATTATATCATCAGTTAAGCCATTTCAATTGATGATGGGTAAAATTATAGGAACTTCTTTAGCAGGGATAACACAATTTGCAATTTGGATTTTTTCAGCATCATTACTACTTACTGTTTGTATATTTATTTTTGATATAGACCCAGCCGTTTTAAGTGGTGCAAACCAAATGCCAGGTGGCGGCGCAATGCCTATTCCATCAATATCTGGAGTGAATGAGAAAGTAATGACATTAGGGGTCGAGATATTAAAAATTCCTTGGTTAATGCTTATTACCTTTTTTGTAGTGTATTTTCTTTTAGGCTACTTAATCTATAGTTCTATTTATGCTGCAATTGGTGCCGCAGTAGATAACGAAACAGACACGCAACAATTTGTATTGCCAGTAATAACACCGTTAATGTTAGCTATATATGTGGGTTTCTTTTCTGTATTTAATAATCCGCACGGTCCAATAGCTGTAGGTTTTTCATTGTTTCCATTAACATCTCCTATAGTTATGTTAATGAGGTTGTCTAGTGGTTTAGGAGAAGGTGGAGTACCAATTTGGCAGTTAGTAGTATCTATTCTATTATTAATTATTACATTTATTGGAATAGTTTGGTTAGCTGCTAAAATTTATCGTGTAGGTATTTTGATGTACGGAAAAAAACCAAGTTATAAAGAAATTTATAAGTGGTTAAAGTATTAA
- a CDS encoding ABC transporter ATP-binding protein yields the protein MNHILVAKEVSKKYGDYTALNNVSLEIPENSIYGLLGPNGAGKTSLIRIINQITHPDQGSVLFNGEPLSQKHIAMIGYLPEERGLYKSMKVGEQALYLAQLKGMSKADAKQKLKFWFDKFEIGDWWGKKVQELSKGMAQKIQFIVTVLHEPKLLIFDEPFSGFDPINANMIKDEILELKRKGTSIIFSTHRMESVEELCEYIALIHKSEKILDGKLSDIKKEYKKNIFEVGMHTDNGVEILTDLKEHFAITDDIFDSNESQLKFNLQLSSNNTKEVLTHLSSKAPINHFLEQIPSANDIFIQTIESKNSHE from the coding sequence ATGAACCATATTTTAGTAGCTAAAGAAGTCAGTAAAAAGTATGGAGATTATACTGCTCTTAATAATGTCTCTTTAGAAATTCCTGAAAATAGCATTTATGGTTTACTTGGTCCTAATGGAGCAGGTAAAACATCATTAATTCGAATTATTAATCAAATAACGCATCCTGATCAAGGCAGTGTTCTTTTTAATGGAGAACCTTTGTCGCAAAAACATATTGCGATGATTGGTTATTTACCAGAAGAACGTGGATTGTATAAAAGCATGAAAGTCGGTGAGCAAGCTTTATATTTAGCTCAACTAAAAGGTATGTCTAAAGCTGATGCAAAGCAGAAATTAAAATTTTGGTTTGATAAGTTTGAAATAGGAGATTGGTGGGGTAAAAAAGTACAAGAATTATCTAAAGGTATGGCTCAAAAAATACAGTTTATAGTAACTGTTTTGCATGAGCCTAAATTGTTGATTTTTGATGAGCCTTTTAGTGGTTTTGATCCTATTAACGCAAATATGATAAAAGACGAAATTTTAGAGTTAAAACGAAAAGGTACTTCAATCATTTTTTCAACTCATAGAATGGAATCTGTAGAAGAATTATGTGAGTATATAGCCTTAATACATAAATCTGAAAAAATATTAGATGGTAAGCTTTCTGATATTAAAAAAGAGTATAAAAAGAATATTTTTGAGGTAGGTATGCATACTGATAATGGAGTAGAAATTTTAACAGATTTAAAAGAACACTTTGCTATTACAGATGATATTTTCGATAGTAATGAGAGCCAATTAAAATTCAACTTACAATTATCATCAAACAATACAAAAGAAGTTTTAACTCATTTATCTTCAAAAGCACCTATTAATCACTTTTTAGAGCAAATACCTTCAGCAAACGATATTTTTATACAAACTATAGAAAGTAAAAATTCTCATGAATAA
- the dnaJ gene encoding molecular chaperone DnaJ: MKEDYYDILGISKGATAAEIKKAYRKKAVQYHPDKNPGDAKAEDMFKKAAEAYEILSDDNKKARYDQYGHAAFDGAGGFGGGGGGMNMDDIFSQFGDIFGGGGGGFGGFGGFGGGGGQRRAKGSSLKIRVALTLEDVANGVEKKIKVKRKIQASGVTYKTCGACGGRGQVTKIQNTILGRMQTAATCPTCSGSGQIIDKRPSEADAQGMIVKEETVSVKIPGGVEDGMQLKVSGKGNDAPGNGVPGDLIVAIETLEHETLKREGDNLHYDLYVSISEAVLGTSKEIDAVTGKVRIKLEPGIQSGKILRLRGKGIASLNGYGAGDLLVHVNVWTPKTLNKEQKEFFEKMQDNENFVPNPEKSDKSFFEKVKDMFS; encoded by the coding sequence ATGAAGGAAGATTATTACGACATATTAGGTATTAGTAAAGGGGCTACAGCAGCTGAGATTAAAAAAGCATATCGCAAAAAAGCAGTGCAATATCACCCAGATAAAAACCCTGGTGATGCAAAGGCGGAAGATATGTTTAAAAAGGCAGCTGAAGCTTACGAGATTTTAAGTGACGATAATAAAAAAGCACGTTACGATCAATACGGACATGCGGCATTTGATGGCGCAGGTGGTTTTGGCGGTGGCGGAGGTGGTATGAATATGGATGACATATTCAGCCAGTTTGGTGATATTTTCGGCGGCGGTGGCGGCGGTTTTGGTGGCTTTGGCGGTTTTGGCGGTGGCGGAGGCCAACGAAGAGCTAAAGGAAGTAGCTTAAAAATTAGAGTTGCTTTAACATTAGAAGATGTTGCTAATGGCGTTGAAAAGAAAATAAAAGTAAAAAGAAAAATACAAGCAAGCGGTGTAACATATAAAACGTGTGGCGCTTGTGGTGGTAGAGGGCAGGTAACTAAAATTCAGAATACAATTTTAGGTAGAATGCAAACAGCAGCCACGTGTCCTACTTGTAGTGGTAGTGGGCAAATAATTGACAAAAGACCTAGTGAAGCAGATGCTCAAGGTATGATTGTTAAAGAAGAGACTGTTTCAGTTAAAATACCAGGTGGTGTTGAAGATGGAATGCAACTTAAAGTTTCAGGTAAAGGTAATGATGCTCCAGGTAATGGAGTGCCAGGAGATTTAATTGTTGCTATTGAAACATTAGAGCATGAAACTTTAAAACGAGAAGGCGACAACTTACATTATGATTTATATGTGAGCATTTCTGAAGCTGTTTTAGGAACATCTAAAGAGATAGATGCTGTGACAGGTAAGGTTCGTATAAAATTAGAACCAGGTATACAATCGGGTAAAATATTACGATTAAGAGGTAAAGGTATTGCTAGTCTTAATGGGTATGGAGCTGGTGATTTATTGGTTCACGTAAACGTATGGACACCGAAGACTTTAAATAAAGAACAAAAAGAATTTTTTGAAAAAATGCAGGACAATGAAAATTTTGTACCTAACCCAGAAAAATCTGATAAATCATTTTTTGAAAAAGTGAAAGATATGTTTTCATAA
- a CDS encoding nucleotide exchange factor GrpE translates to MSKKDKTEDILDENVNNESQEAQTEDQNTENQQELEVEVEELSVEDQLKEDLTKEKDKFLRLFAEFENYKKRTSKERMDLFRTAGQEVIVALLPVSDDFDRAMLELAKSKDKEMFKGVELIQNKFTQVLKAKGLEEVEAKAGDVFNADLHDAITQIPAPDKKMKGKIIDVIEKGFKLGDKVIRHPKVVVGN, encoded by the coding sequence ATGAGCAAAAAAGATAAAACAGAAGATATATTAGACGAGAACGTTAATAACGAATCTCAAGAAGCCCAAACTGAGGATCAAAACACAGAAAATCAACAGGAATTAGAGGTTGAGGTAGAAGAACTTTCTGTTGAAGATCAGTTAAAAGAAGATTTAACCAAAGAAAAGGATAAGTTTTTGAGACTTTTTGCTGAGTTTGAGAATTACAAAAAAAGAACATCTAAAGAACGTATGGATTTATTCCGTACAGCGGGGCAAGAAGTAATTGTGGCTCTTTTGCCAGTTTCTGATGATTTTGATAGAGCAATGTTAGAATTAGCAAAATCAAAAGATAAAGAAATGTTTAAGGGTGTTGAGCTTATTCAGAATAAATTCACACAAGTACTTAAAGCAAAGGGATTAGAAGAAGTAGAAGCAAAAGCAGGAGATGTTTTTAATGCAGACCTTCATGATGCCATTACTCAAATACCAGCACCTGACAAAAAGATGAAAGGTAAAATCATTGATGTTATTGAAAAAGGTTTTAAGCTTGGAGATAAAGTTATCCGTCACCCAAAAGTGGTTGTTGGGAATTAA
- a CDS encoding TIGR01777 family oxidoreductase — translation MNILITGATGLIGQEIVAACHANNIGVNYLTTSKSKIVHEKNYKGFYWNPSVSEIDVNCFENVSAIINLAGASISKRWTSSYKKKIISSRVSSLETLYKGLTKVDSSAIESFVSASAIGIYPSSLSKFYSEDEEVKSDDFLSEVVSVWEAAADKFQSFNFSVSKIRVGLVLSNKGGALPEMARPIKYFVGSPFGSGKQWQSWIHIKDLAGIFLFAIENELNGAYNAVASNPVTNKKLVDKIAESLGSNILLPKVPAFVLKAILGQMSSILLSSQRVSNKKIIGEGFTFAFDNVGSALESFYSKKD, via the coding sequence ATGAATATTTTAATAACAGGTGCTACTGGCTTAATTGGTCAAGAAATAGTTGCAGCATGTCATGCAAATAACATTGGCGTTAACTATTTAACAACTAGTAAAAGCAAAATAGTACATGAAAAAAATTATAAAGGATTTTATTGGAATCCTAGTGTTTCTGAAATAGATGTAAATTGTTTTGAAAATGTTTCTGCTATAATAAATTTGGCGGGGGCATCTATATCAAAAAGATGGACATCATCTTACAAGAAAAAAATTATATCAAGCAGGGTTTCTTCTTTAGAAACTTTATATAAAGGATTAACTAAGGTTGATTCATCAGCTATAGAATCTTTTGTATCAGCTTCTGCTATAGGTATATACCCATCTTCTTTAAGTAAATTTTATAGTGAAGATGAAGAGGTTAAGTCAGATGATTTTTTGTCGGAAGTAGTTAGTGTTTGGGAAGCTGCAGCTGATAAATTTCAAAGCTTTAATTTTTCGGTATCTAAAATAAGGGTAGGTTTAGTTTTGTCAAATAAAGGAGGTGCATTACCAGAAATGGCAAGGCCTATAAAGTATTTTGTGGGTTCTCCATTTGGGAGTGGAAAACAATGGCAATCATGGATTCATATTAAAGATTTAGCCGGTATTTTTTTATTTGCGATAGAAAACGAATTAAACGGAGCTTATAATGCAGTAGCATCTAACCCTGTTACTAATAAAAAGTTGGTAGATAAAATTGCAGAAAGTTTAGGGAGTAATATTTTATTACCGAAAGTGCCTGCTTTTGTATTAAAAGCTATACTAGGGCAAATGTCTTCAATATTATTAAGTAGCCAAAGAGTTAGCAATAAAAAAATTATAGGAGAAGGTTTTACTTTTGCTTTTGATAATGTGGGGAGTGCATTGGAATCTTTTTATAGTAAAAAAGACTAA
- the mnmD gene encoding tRNA (5-methylaminomethyl-2-thiouridine)(34)-methyltransferase MnmD yields the protein MERKIIKTSDGSTTIQIVEWDEQYHSIHGAIQEAYHVFIKNGLSLFENQMVKILEIGFGTGLNAIITKIEAEKFNLNIDYTGVEAYPVSSDEISQLNYIEQLKAEPYENQFNVMHKSEWETSSFISDDFQLTKQQKDFMEINDKDTYNLIYFDAFGARVQPELWTESIFKIMFEALQENGVLVTYAAKGSVRRAMLAVGFTVERLDGPPGKREMLRARKITI from the coding sequence TTGGAAAGAAAAATAATAAAAACATCAGACGGCTCTACTACAATACAAATTGTAGAATGGGATGAGCAATATCATTCTATACATGGAGCGATTCAAGAAGCATATCACGTTTTTATAAAAAATGGATTATCTCTTTTTGAAAATCAGATGGTAAAAATTTTGGAAATAGGTTTCGGTACAGGTCTTAATGCTATCATAACTAAAATTGAGGCAGAAAAATTTAATCTAAATATTGATTATACAGGTGTAGAGGCTTATCCTGTTAGTTCAGACGAAATTAGCCAGCTTAATTATATAGAACAATTAAAAGCTGAGCCATACGAGAATCAATTTAATGTAATGCACAAGTCTGAATGGGAAACCTCTTCTTTTATTTCAGATGATTTTCAATTAACAAAGCAGCAAAAAGACTTTATGGAGATAAATGATAAGGATACTTATAACCTTATTTATTTTGATGCGTTTGGAGCAAGAGTTCAGCCTGAATTATGGACAGAGTCAATTTTTAAAATCATGTTCGAAGCTTTACAGGAAAATGGTGTGTTAGTTACTTATGCAGCAAAAGGTAGCGTGCGAAGAGCAATGCTTGCTGTAGGATTTACCGTAGAACGTTTAGATGGCCCGCCGGGCAAAAGAGAAATGCTTAGAGCAAGAAAAATAACGATATAA
- a CDS encoding DUF4920 domain-containing protein — protein MKRINILVVFTLLIFSCKEQDKQKEEGLNPVEKVNYASFGASFNVKDAFKSEVITKKYENLSAKDTIETKFSAVVSEVCQAKGCWMKLKLDGGSEAMVKFKDYSFFMPKGIAGEQVVVNGKAFIEEMSVQEQRHYAKDGGESDEAIALIVTPKKTFRFEADGVLLKQ, from the coding sequence ATGAAAAGAATTAACATATTAGTTGTGTTTACTTTATTGATTTTCTCTTGCAAAGAGCAGGATAAACAGAAGGAAGAAGGTTTAAATCCTGTTGAAAAGGTAAATTATGCTTCTTTTGGTGCATCTTTTAATGTGAAAGATGCTTTTAAAAGCGAGGTGATAACTAAAAAATATGAAAATTTATCTGCAAAAGACACTATTGAGACAAAATTTTCAGCAGTAGTAAGTGAGGTTTGCCAAGCAAAAGGTTGTTGGATGAAACTTAAATTAGATGGTGGAAGTGAGGCTATGGTTAAATTTAAAGATTATAGTTTTTTTATGCCCAAAGGTATCGCTGGTGAGCAAGTTGTAGTAAATGGGAAAGCTTTTATTGAAGAGATGTCTGTTCAAGAGCAAAGACATTATGCTAAAGATGGAGGAGAATCAGATGAAGCAATAGCTTTAATAGTGACACCTAAAAAAACATTTAGGTTTGAAGCTGATGGTGTATTATTAAAACAATAA
- a CDS encoding branched-chain amino acid aminotransferase: MESSTKSQITVEKSKTSKIDQVDFDNLAFGSVFSDHMLVCDYKNGAWETPKVVPYGPLTLDPSSKIFHYGQSIFEGMKAYKDTEEKVWLFRPLDNHKRLNISAKRMAIPEIPENFFMEGLKTLLKVDENWIPTKDGSSLYIRPFIFASGQGFHASPANEYKFMICLAPSGSYFSGKVKVLIEETYSRSANGGVGFAKAGGNYAGQFYPTQLAVEKGYNQVIWTDDNTHEYIEEAGAMNIFVRINDTLITGPTSDRILDGITRKSIIQIAEDENIKVEVRKITVKEVVEAAKNGSLKEMFGAGTAAVISPISTFGHKNTDYDLPELTDKSYSSTLKKRITDIQYNRAEDKFGWRHEA; encoded by the coding sequence ATGGAAAGTAGCACTAAAAGCCAAATTACGGTAGAAAAGAGTAAGACTTCAAAAATTGATCAAGTAGATTTTGATAATTTAGCATTCGGGAGTGTCTTCTCTGACCACATGTTAGTTTGTGATTACAAAAATGGAGCTTGGGAAACACCTAAAGTTGTTCCTTACGGCCCATTAACTCTTGACCCATCATCTAAAATATTTCATTACGGACAATCTATTTTCGAAGGAATGAAAGCTTATAAAGATACAGAGGAAAAAGTCTGGCTTTTTAGACCTTTAGACAACCATAAAAGGTTAAACATTTCTGCTAAAAGAATGGCTATTCCTGAAATTCCTGAAAACTTTTTCATGGAAGGTCTTAAAACACTTTTAAAAGTTGACGAAAATTGGATTCCTACTAAAGATGGTAGCTCTTTATATATAAGACCATTTATATTTGCTTCTGGCCAAGGTTTTCATGCTTCGCCTGCAAATGAATATAAATTTATGATTTGCCTTGCTCCATCTGGATCTTATTTTTCTGGAAAAGTAAAGGTATTAATCGAAGAAACATATTCTCGCTCTGCAAATGGCGGTGTAGGTTTTGCTAAAGCTGGAGGCAACTACGCAGGTCAGTTTTACCCTACACAACTTGCTGTTGAAAAAGGGTATAACCAAGTTATTTGGACAGACGACAACACGCATGAATATATTGAAGAAGCTGGCGCAATGAATATTTTTGTTCGTATTAATGATACCTTAATCACTGGACCTACTAGTGATAGAATTTTAGATGGTATCACAAGAAAAAGTATTATTCAAATTGCAGAAGACGAAAACATTAAAGTTGAAGTTAGAAAAATAACAGTTAAAGAAGTTGTTGAAGCTGCTAAAAACGGAAGCCTAAAGGAAATGTTCGGAGCAGGTACTGCTGCTGTAATATCTCCTATCTCTACTTTTGGTCATAAAAACACAGACTACGATTTACCTGAATTAACAGATAAAAGTTACTCTTCTACTTTAAAGAAAAGAATAACAGATATTCAATACAATAGAGCTGAAGATAAATTCGGATGGCGCCATGAAGCGTAA
- a CDS encoding nucleoside triphosphate pyrophosphohydrolase family protein, producing MKNKLDAVALFHETFGIGLSDKMKATLGKDKNMLRFNLMDEENKEYLEAAENNDLVEVADALGDMLYILCGTILEHGMEHKIEEVFNEIQRSNMSKLGKDGKPIYREDGKVLKGPNYFKPNIKDILK from the coding sequence ATGAAAAATAAACTTGACGCTGTAGCACTTTTTCATGAAACATTCGGGATAGGACTTTCTGATAAAATGAAAGCAACCTTAGGTAAAGATAAAAATATGCTTCGTTTTAATTTAATGGATGAAGAAAATAAAGAGTATTTAGAAGCTGCTGAAAACAACGATTTAGTTGAGGTTGCAGATGCCTTAGGTGATATGTTGTATATATTATGTGGTACCATCTTGGAGCATGGTATGGAGCATAAAATAGAAGAAGTTTTTAATGAAATTCAGCGTAGTAATATGAGTAAGTTGGGTAAGGATGGTAAGCCTATATATAGAGAAGATGGTAAGGTGTTAAAAGGTCCAAATTACTTTAAGCCTAATATTAAAGATATTTTAAAATAA
- the crcB gene encoding fluoride efflux transporter CrcB — protein MKQIALIFIGGGFGSVLRFLISKTFNNTISNFYLGTFFVNSIGCLLIGFLLGLSLKNNFLNQNQTLLLVTGFCGGFTTFSTFAFENYSFLKTEDIFYFSIYTISSIVIGIAAVSFGVWITKFI, from the coding sequence ATGAAACAAATTGCGCTCATATTTATAGGTGGAGGTTTTGGATCTGTTTTACGTTTTTTAATCAGCAAAACATTTAACAATACAATATCTAATTTTTATTTAGGAACTTTCTTTGTAAATTCAATCGGGTGTCTACTAATCGGTTTCCTTCTTGGCCTTTCTCTTAAAAACAACTTTTTAAATCAAAACCAAACTTTATTATTAGTCACTGGTTTTTGCGGAGGCTTTACTACATTTTCAACTTTTGCTTTCGAAAACTACTCTTTCTTAAAAACAGAAGACATTTTTTACTTTTCAATATATACTATTTCAAGTATAGTAATAGGTATTGCTGCAGTATCTTTTGGTGTCTGGATTACTAAATTTATTTAA
- a CDS encoding P-II family nitrogen regulator encodes MKKIEAIIRKSKFDEVKKALHQIEVNFFSYWDVTGVGNEKQGHVYRGISYSTSDIQRRYLTIVVSDEFLEKTLNTILETASTGNVGDGKIFVSDVNEAYRIRTKENGQAGIN; translated from the coding sequence ATGAAAAAAATCGAGGCAATTATTCGAAAATCAAAATTTGATGAAGTAAAGAAAGCACTCCATCAAATTGAAGTAAACTTTTTTAGTTACTGGGACGTAACAGGAGTTGGAAACGAAAAGCAAGGACATGTTTATCGCGGAATTTCATATAGTACTTCAGATATTCAAAGACGTTATTTGACAATTGTAGTTTCTGATGAGTTTTTAGAAAAAACACTTAATACAATTTTAGAAACAGCTAGCACAGGAAATGTGGGCGACGGAAAAATATTTGTTTCAGATGTAAATGAAGCATATAGAATAAGAACCAAAGAAAATGGTCAAGCCGGAATTAACTAA
- a CDS encoding ammonium transporter yields MTEVQQEALDKAVETINGDMGALWIIIAAILVFFMQAGFTLVEIGFTRSKNAGNIIMKNIMDLCIGSIMFWAVGYGIMYGSDAILGGFFRSSPTEQGYFFFTATDWYNLFFQTVFCATAATIVSGAIAERTKFSTYLIFSAILTTIIYPISGSWYWPFDDDAWLNVAGFVDFAGSSVVHAVGGSAALVAAILVGPRIGKYKDGKANAIPGHNMTYGALGVLILWLGWFGFNGGSQLAWGGDNTVAVGSVIINTNLAAAIGAIAALVLTWIRYGKPDISMTLNGALAGLVGITAGCGAVNAWGALAIGLICGTLVVFSIEFIDKKLKIDDPVGAISVHGVCGFIGTVLVGVFALDGGLAFGGGIDLIIVQTYGSLAYILWAAFASFIVLFILKKTIGLRVTKDEEMDGLDIHEHDSSAYPEFTIND; encoded by the coding sequence ATGACAGAAGTACAACAAGAAGCATTAGATAAAGCTGTTGAAACAATCAACGGTGACATGGGTGCATTATGGATTATAATTGCTGCTATTTTAGTGTTTTTCATGCAAGCAGGATTTACATTAGTAGAAATAGGTTTTACACGCAGTAAAAATGCTGGTAACATTATTATGAAAAACATTATGGACCTTTGTATTGGTTCTATTATGTTTTGGGCTGTAGGTTACGGTATTATGTACGGTAGCGATGCTATATTAGGTGGCTTTTTTAGATCTAGCCCAACAGAACAAGGATATTTCTTTTTTACAGCAACAGATTGGTACAACTTATTTTTCCAAACTGTATTCTGTGCTACTGCCGCAACTATAGTATCTGGTGCAATAGCCGAAAGAACAAAATTTTCAACATATTTAATATTCTCTGCAATTTTAACTACTATCATTTACCCAATTTCAGGTAGCTGGTACTGGCCATTTGATGATGATGCTTGGTTAAATGTTGCTGGTTTTGTTGATTTTGCAGGTTCTTCTGTAGTACATGCTGTAGGTGGTTCTGCCGCTTTAGTTGCAGCTATATTAGTTGGTCCTCGTATCGGTAAATATAAAGATGGAAAAGCAAATGCAATACCAGGTCACAATATGACATACGGTGCATTAGGTGTATTAATACTTTGGTTAGGCTGGTTTGGTTTTAACGGAGGTTCTCAATTAGCTTGGGGTGGTGATAATACAGTTGCCGTAGGTAGTGTAATTATAAACACAAACCTTGCTGCTGCTATCGGAGCAATTGCTGCATTAGTTTTAACTTGGATTAGATACGGAAAACCAGATATTTCAATGACATTAAATGGTGCTTTAGCTGGTTTAGTTGGTATTACTGCTGGTTGTGGTGCTGTAAATGCATGGGGAGCTTTAGCTATCGGATTAATCTGTGGTACATTAGTTGTCTTCTCAATTGAATTTATCGACAAAAAATTAAAAATTGATGATCCAGTAGGTGCAATATCTGTACACGGTGTATGTGGTTTTATAGGTACTGTATTGGTAGGTGTTTTTGCTTTAGACGGAGGTTTAGCTTTCGGAGGTGGCATTGACTTAATAATAGTACAAACTTACGGTTCATTAGCATACATATTATGGGCTGCTTTTGCTTCATTCATCGTATTATTTATCTTAAAGAAAACTATTGGATTAAGAGTTACTAAAGACGAAGAAATGGATGGTTTAGATATTCATGAGCATGACTCTAGTGCATACCCTGAGTTTACAATAAACGATTAA
- a CDS encoding outer membrane beta-barrel protein, which yields MKTIKKTNYVKNIFLAASLFVGATLVAQEEAEEKKPLSISGTVDAYYRTNLSSTDVGSQAPGSSFANESGFALGMANVIASYEGEKTGAVADLAFGPRALDAVGGDQGVFVNQLYAYWNVSEGTTLTLGRFNTYLGYEVISPAANFNYSTSYLFSSGPFSHVGLKADFALSDDFSLMLAVMNVTDENFNGTSTNSIPGAYSLGAQLGYSGQFLNFYYDGKAKLGFEVDYTGGFDLSEDFFLGINAAYADNDGAGFAGAALYPQLATSESFTIGLRGEYFSTFDGVDGTDDPSVFAATLTGSYTIENLTIKPELRLDSNSEEIYFNNDLEGTKSLSSFLIAAIYSF from the coding sequence ATGAAGACGATTAAAAAAACAAACTACGTAAAGAATATCTTTTTAGCAGCATCATTGTTTGTAGGCGCTACATTAGTAGCTCAAGAAGAAGCTGAAGAAAAAAAACCACTTAGTATTAGTGGTACTGTTGATGCTTACTATAGAACAAATTTAAGTTCAACTGATGTTGGATCACAAGCTCCAGGTAGTTCGTTTGCAAACGAATCTGGTTTTGCTTTAGGTATGGCAAATGTTATTGCATCTTACGAAGGTGAAAAAACTGGTGCTGTTGCTGATTTAGCATTCGGACCAAGAGCTTTAGATGCTGTAGGTGGTGATCAAGGAGTATTCGTTAACCAATTATATGCTTACTGGAATGTTAGCGAAGGAACGACTTTAACACTTGGTCGTTTTAATACATATTTAGGGTACGAGGTTATTTCACCTGCTGCTAACTTTAACTACAGTACTTCTTACTTATTTTCTAGTGGTCCATTCTCACATGTTGGTTTAAAAGCTGATTTTGCTTTATCTGATGATTTTAGCTTAATGTTAGCTGTTATGAATGTTACTGATGAAAACTTTAACGGTACTAGTACTAATTCTATTCCTGGAGCATATTCTTTAGGAGCTCAGTTAGGATATTCTGGTCAATTTTTAAACTTCTACTATGATGGTAAAGCTAAATTAGGCTTCGAAGTAGATTATACTGGTGGATTTGATCTTTCTGAAGATTTCTTCTTAGGTATTAACGCTGCTTATGCTGATAATGATGGTGCTGGATTTGCAGGAGCTGCATTATACCCACAATTAGCTACTTCTGAAAGCTTTACTATTGGGTTAAGAGGTGAATATTTTTCAACTTTTGATGGTGTAGATGGTACTGATGACCCTAGTGTTTTTGCTGCGACATTAACAGGTAGCTACACTATTGAAAATTTAACTATAAAGCCTGAATTACGTTTAGATAGTAATTCTGAAGAAATATATTTTAATAATGATTTAGAAGGAACTAAAAGTTTATCATCTTTCTTAATTGCTGCTATATACTCTTTCTAA